Below is a genomic region from Pseudomonas svalbardensis.
TTCCGTCCTTGATCATGAACACCAGCGCTGTGGCGAAGCCCAGGCCCATGCTGGCGATGGCGCCGGCCGTGGTTGCGCGTTTCCAGAAAATTGCACCGATCAGCGGGATCAGCATGCCACCCACCAACAGGTTGTAGGCCAGGGTCAGGGCGCTGATCACGTCGTTCACCACCAGCGCGATACCCAGCACGGCGATGCCGGTCAGCAGGGTGAACAGGCGGTTGATGCCCAGGCTCGACTGTTTACCGCCGCGCAGTTTCGGCAGCAGGTCTTCGGTCAGGGTGGTGGCGGCGGCGAGCAGGCCGGCGCTGGCGGTGGACATCATGGCGGCCAGTGCAGCAGCGATCACCAGGCCACGGATACCGTCTGGCAGGGACAGTTTGACGATGGCGGCGAAGGCATTGTTGACGTTGTCCAGGTCTGGGATCAGTACATGAGCGGCCATGCCGATCAGGGCACAGGCCAAACCGTAGAAGATGCAATAGATGCCCGCGAAAGTACCGGCAACCTGAGCCACTTTGGCGCTCTTGACGGTGAACACACGCTGCCAGATGTCCTGGCCAATCAGGATCCCGAAGAAGTAGATCATGAAGTAGGTGATGATGGTGTCCCAGCCGATGGTGGTGAAGCTGAAGGCGGCTTCCGGCAGTTTCAACACCAACTCATCCCAACCGCCGACGCGGTACAGGCAGATCGGCAACAGGATGAACATCAGGCCGACGGTCTTGATCACGAACTGGACGATGTCGGTAAGGGTCAGGGACCACATGCCGCCGATGGCCGAGTAGATCACCACCACGCCACCGCCGAGCAGTACCGAGATCCAGAACGGCAGGCCGAACAGCACTTGCAGCACGGTGCCGATTGCCAGGATCGAGGTCACGCCGATCATCAGCGCGTACGCCAGCATGATCGCCGCGCTCGCCGAGCGGGCCATCGGGTTGTAGCGTTTTTCCAGCACTTGGGTAACGGTGTAGATTTTCAGCTTCAGCAGCGGTTTGGCGAGGAACAGGTTCAGCGCCACGATCCCGCAACCCAGTGCGGCGCAGAGCCAGAAACCGGAGATGCCATGGACGTAGCCCAGACGCACAGTACCGACGGTAGAAGCACCGCCCAGAACGGTAGCGGCCATGGTGCCCATGTACAGGGTAGGGCCGAGGTTACGACCGGCGACCAAGTAGTCTTCGTTGGTCTTGGCCTTGTGCATGCCGAAGTAGCCGAGTACCAGCATCGCGGCGGCGTAA
It encodes:
- a CDS encoding sodium:solute symporter: MALDLFVVLIYAAAMLVLGYFGMHKAKTNEDYLVAGRNLGPTLYMGTMAATVLGGASTVGTVRLGYVHGISGFWLCAALGCGIVALNLFLAKPLLKLKIYTVTQVLEKRYNPMARSASAAIMLAYALMIGVTSILAIGTVLQVLFGLPFWISVLLGGGVVVIYSAIGGMWSLTLTDIVQFVIKTVGLMFILLPICLYRVGGWDELVLKLPEAAFSFTTIGWDTIITYFMIYFFGILIGQDIWQRVFTVKSAKVAQVAGTFAGIYCIFYGLACALIGMAAHVLIPDLDNVNNAFAAIVKLSLPDGIRGLVIAAALAAMMSTASAGLLAAATTLTEDLLPKLRGGKQSSLGINRLFTLLTGIAVLGIALVVNDVISALTLAYNLLVGGMLIPLIGAIFWKRATTAGAIASMGLGFATALVFMIKDGMDANTPIYYSLGVGLVSFVVVSLLSPRPAAVASAA